ACTCTGCTCACAAAGAGATTTGCAAACGCTCGGTGCCCAGGTGTGCGACCTCTCTCTTGTACTTCTTTTCCTTGCCCATCCTTCTTCGTGCTTCGCGCGCGCTTCTTCAGGCACCCCCCGAtacttctttcttccccgtttCGGTGAAGCAATTCCTCCTcactgtcttctccctctcgctctctgtttACTCGGTTTGAGTTATACCAATGTGAACACATATAGGATCATTGAATATAACGGTATGTTCCTGAATGAAACGGTAAAAACTGTAAACACAGGACTCTTTCTCAACATGAACTGACGAGTTAAGTAGGTACAAACCGTACACGGATTCATTGTATGCACCTGTGCATCTAAGATAACACTCTGCCTCTTCCACTcagtcctcttctctcacttACATGACATCGTCTTCGACTGCCTTGTTGGCGCCAGATGGCCTGTCTGTTTGCCTCGCGGGTCTgagtttcttccttcgtcggcCGACGCACAGGTGCGCGaggcgtctctttctcgtgtTTTTGTCTGcgcgttcgccttcgcggTCTTCCTCCAGTCCGGTGTCTGCACGGGCAGTCGCGTCGACGTTTTCGCggtctgcagctgcagaggccGGAAGCCACTTTTCCTCCTTCATGCGCTGGAGGAATTTTTTGGGAAGGGCTCGTCCGCTGCGCGGCTCCTCCACGAGCAGGTGCTCGAACTGCTCCGGCGGCgaacagaggcagagcaCGAAGCTGGTGCAGATGCAGGCCAGCAGGAGGATGTGGGGACCGAGCAGCgacaggaagacgaggacgatgACGGAGATGTACCTGAGGAGGACGGGGGCGTCAGCTGACGTCGTGCCGGTGCCGCCGTGGTGGTACGCCAGGTGCAGGGTTGCGAAGTAGAcacaaaaggagaagacaaacaACACGCGGCGAGCCTGGCAGAGGGGCGAAGTCAGCAGTGCAACTGTGTCCTTCAGCACGGGCCGGTGCCACCAGGCCGTCtggagtgtacgtacagcccagaggagacgcacgCGGACCGCGAGCGTCGCGACGCTCAGGCCGAGCATCACCCCGAGAATCGGCAGGAACGGGACAGGCTCCTTCATTGGCGCCTCGAAAGCGCACGTGTAGACCAGCACCACGACATGTGCAGTTGCCAGGCAAGCGGAAATGGAGATGAAAATCAGCTGCTCGTAAAACAAGACGTCCAGCAGACGCCGCACATCCGCCACGCGTCGAGGCAGCGACACGGCGTAGCAGCACCGCCGCGCACAGAAACTCTGGAAGACCCCGAGCCTTCCGGCAGTCGCCGCTCGCGAAGACGGGGCGGAACTCGGTGAGGCCGTCACCTGAGAAGGAGGCGTCAAGGAAGCCGCAGAGAGCGCAGACACTTCTGCGAAAAAACGCGTCGTcacaggagacgagacaccaacggaagaagatgaagaggagacaggaacaggcgaggaagcgggGACGATGGCAGAAGAGggcgcaggaagagaagagggagcaggaagagaagagggagcaggaagagaagagggagcaggaagagaagcgggcGCACCCGCGGACGAGGGGGATGCAGAAACCGGAAGAAGGGGGGTTTGCTGCGGTCGATTAAGCGGCCAGATATGAAAGGGAAAGGAACTAGAAAGCCTGTCTGTCCCGGCAGGGACAGTCTCgatggaagagaagacgggtGTCTCCATGTTTGTTgttcgaagaagaaagaggcaaacGG
This Toxoplasma gondii ME49 chromosome VIII, whole genome shotgun sequence DNA region includes the following protein-coding sequences:
- a CDS encoding zinc finger, C3HC4 type (RING finger) domain-containing protein (encoded by transcript TGME49_232160~Predicted trans-membrane domain (TMHMM2.0):177-200:209-232:264-282:296-319): METPVFSSIETVPAGTDRLSSSFPFHIWPLNRPQQTPLLPVSASPSSAGAPASLPAPSSLPAPSSLPAPSSLPAPSSAIVPASSPVPVSSSSSSVGVSSPVTTRFFAEVSALSAASLTPPSQVTASPSSAPSSRAATAGRLGVFQSFCARRCCYAVSLPRRVADVRRLLDVLFYEQLIFISISACLATAHVVVLVYTCAFEAPMKEPVPFLPILGVMLGLSVATLAVRVRLLWAVRTLQTAWWHRPVLKDTVALLTSPLCQARRVLFVFSFCVYFATLHLAYHHGGTGTTSADAPVLLRYISVIVLVFLSLLGPHILLLACICTSFVLCLCSPPEQFEHLLVEEPRSGRALPKKFLQRMKEEKWLPASAAADRENVDATARADTGLEEDREGERADKNTRKRRLAHLCVGRRRKKLRPARQTDRPSGANKAVEDDVICAICLCEFEENDWIRRLPCQHFFHSACIARWLRSHASCPLRCHVNFFTGEVYSSSPSHAVGAIPRRHRRAHRAAVTRSEVIPEARQASGESERGVGEAGAAEGTEESELVERQAHAEAQTGREEGREQVRIWMSEDVDVRLFGPGEETQLFRAGESNPARATASHA